In one Roseburia intestinalis L1-82 genomic region, the following are encoded:
- a CDS encoding phospho-sugar mutase — translation MSNYMETYKQWCTDPYFDADTKAELKKIEGDQAEIEDRFYRQLEFGTGGLRGVIGAGTNRMNIYTVRQATQGLANYIISQNGQEKGVAIAHDSRIMSPEFTEEAALCLNANGIKAYVFDSLRPTPELSFAVRELGCISGIVITASHNPREYNGYKVYWEDGAQITPPHDKNILAEVAKVTSFDQVKTMAKEEAVAAGLYNVIGKEIDDRYMEELKKQSIHPEIIKEMAKDIKIVYTPLHGTGNLPVRRVLKELGFEHVYVVPEQEKPDGNFPTVAYPNPESPKAFELALKLAKEVDADIVLATDPDADRLGVYCKDTKSGEYVTFTGNMSGMLIAEYILREKTAMGTMPKNPALVETIVTTDMAKAIAKAYGVKLIEVLTGFKYIGEQIKFFEQQNTYDYVFGLEESYGCLAGTYARDKDACVAVMMLCEVASWCKKNNMTLWDEMLAMYEKYGYYREGLETKTLKGIDGAAQIQELMSNSRKNPPKTLGGFDVLAVRDYKEDTRKDTVTGEVTKTGLPESNVLYYELSDNAWCCMRPSGTEPKIKYYFGVKGSSLEDAEKKLAVLKEDLLK, via the coding sequence ATGAGCAATTACATGGAAACATACAAACAGTGGTGCACAGATCCATATTTTGATGCAGATACAAAGGCTGAGTTAAAGAAGATTGAGGGGGATCAGGCAGAGATCGAGGATCGTTTTTACAGACAGTTAGAATTTGGTACCGGTGGTTTAAGAGGCGTGATCGGAGCCGGAACCAACCGTATGAATATTTATACCGTACGTCAGGCAACACAGGGACTTGCAAATTACATTATTTCCCAGAATGGACAGGAAAAGGGTGTTGCGATCGCACATGACTCCAGAATTATGTCCCCGGAATTTACCGAGGAGGCAGCACTCTGCTTAAATGCAAACGGCATTAAGGCATATGTATTTGACAGCCTTCGTCCGACACCGGAGTTATCTTTTGCAGTCCGCGAGTTAGGATGTATTTCCGGTATTGTAATTACAGCAAGCCATAACCCGAGAGAATACAACGGATACAAAGTATACTGGGAAGATGGTGCACAGATCACACCGCCTCACGACAAAAATATTTTAGCGGAAGTTGCAAAAGTAACTTCCTTCGATCAGGTAAAGACCATGGCAAAAGAAGAGGCAGTTGCAGCAGGCCTTTACAATGTGATTGGTAAAGAGATTGATGACCGTTACATGGAAGAACTGAAAAAACAGTCCATTCATCCTGAGATCATCAAAGAGATGGCAAAAGATATCAAGATCGTATACACACCGCTTCACGGAACTGGAAATCTTCCGGTGCGCCGCGTGTTAAAAGAGCTTGGTTTTGAGCATGTATATGTAGTGCCGGAGCAGGAAAAACCGGATGGTAATTTCCCGACCGTTGCATACCCGAACCCGGAGTCACCAAAAGCATTTGAACTTGCATTAAAACTTGCAAAAGAAGTGGATGCGGACATCGTTCTTGCAACTGACCCGGATGCAGACCGTCTTGGCGTATACTGCAAAGATACGAAGAGTGGCGAGTATGTGACATTTACCGGAAATATGTCAGGTATGCTGATCGCGGAATACATTTTAAGAGAAAAAACAGCAATGGGAACTATGCCGAAGAATCCTGCACTGGTTGAGACAATCGTTACAACCGATATGGCAAAAGCGATCGCAAAAGCTTACGGTGTAAAACTGATCGAAGTTTTAACTGGATTTAAATATATCGGAGAGCAGATCAAATTTTTCGAGCAGCAGAATACTTACGATTATGTGTTTGGTTTAGAGGAAAGCTACGGATGCCTTGCAGGTACTTACGCAAGGGATAAGGATGCCTGTGTTGCAGTCATGATGTTATGTGAGGTTGCTTCCTGGTGCAAGAAGAACAATATGACCTTATGGGATGAGATGCTTGCCATGTATGAGAAATACGGCTATTACAGAGAGGGACTTGAGACAAAGACATTAAAGGGAATCGACGGAGCTGCACAGATCCAGGAACTGATGAGCAATTCCAGAAAAAATCCTCCGAAAACACTTGGCGGATTTGATGTGCTTGCAGTGCGCGACTATAAAGAAGATACCAGAAAAGATACTGTGACCGGAGAAGTGACAAAGACAGGTCTGCCGGAATCCAACGTACTTTACTATGAACTTTCTGATAACGCATGGTGCTGTATGCGTCCGTCCGGAACAGAGCCGAAGATCAAATATTACTTTGGCGTAAAAGGCAGTTCATTAGAGGATGCAGAAAAGAAACTTGCCGTGTTAAAAGAAGACTTGCTGAAATAA
- a CDS encoding glycoside hydrolase family 113, producing MEYICGVTFAPFACAGAFFKPGAKESLAMMKERTGANFVIFVPGGLQETPQSEEICFTSKATMEDDELIAMIEYAKEIGLRVALKPTVNCKNGTWRAHINFFDEDVPCEPKWGNWFASYTAFQLHYAKIAEQHDCEMFIAGCEMVMSEHREAEWRKLLSDIRQVYHGLLSYNTDKYQEHRVNWWDAVDVISSSGYYPYGDWENQLDRIETVVNRFQKPFFFAETGCMSVKGSKEVPNDWCVRGDADPKGQAEWYEDMFTACSKRDWVGGMALWSWDAKLYQERSAKTRMDYEIYAKPAEKVVKKYYDIFNK from the coding sequence ATGGAATATATCTGTGGGGTGACTTTTGCACCGTTTGCGTGTGCCGGGGCTTTTTTTAAACCGGGGGCAAAGGAGAGCCTTGCTATGATGAAGGAGAGAACCGGCGCAAATTTCGTGATATTTGTGCCTGGAGGGTTACAGGAGACACCGCAGTCGGAGGAGATCTGCTTCACATCAAAGGCGACGATGGAAGATGACGAGCTGATCGCTATGATTGAATATGCAAAGGAAATAGGGCTTCGTGTGGCATTAAAACCGACCGTAAACTGTAAAAACGGGACCTGGCGGGCGCATATTAATTTTTTTGATGAGGATGTTCCGTGTGAACCGAAATGGGGAAACTGGTTTGCATCCTATACGGCATTTCAGCTTCACTATGCGAAAATTGCAGAACAGCATGACTGTGAAATGTTTATTGCCGGCTGCGAGATGGTGATGAGTGAGCACCGTGAAGCAGAATGGCGCAAACTGCTCTCGGATATCAGACAGGTCTATCATGGACTGCTTTCCTATAATACAGATAAGTATCAGGAACACCGGGTAAACTGGTGGGATGCTGTGGATGTGATTTCTTCGAGTGGTTACTATCCATATGGGGACTGGGAAAATCAGCTGGATCGTATTGAAACCGTGGTAAACAGATTTCAAAAACCGTTTTTCTTTGCGGAAACAGGATGTATGTCGGTAAAAGGTTCCAAAGAGGTGCCAAATGACTGGTGTGTAAGAGGTGATGCGGATCCAAAGGGTCAGGCAGAATGGTACGAAGATATGTTTACGGCGTGCAGTAAAAGAGACTGGGTAGGAGGTATGGCGCTCTGGTCCTGGGATGCAAAGCTTTATCAGGAGCGGAGCGCAAAGACCCGTATGGACTATGAAATTTATGCAAAGCCCGCAGAAAAAGTCGTAAAAAAATATTATGATATTTTTAATAAATGA